Proteins encoded in a region of the Onychostoma macrolepis isolate SWU-2019 chromosome 20, ASM1243209v1, whole genome shotgun sequence genome:
- the si:dkey-5n18.1 gene encoding complement C1q-like protein 4 produces the protein MAKHWIAVLLTLLSLTRAGICETLPGSCRIACDPSSDRSKDQSNGFVIPLTSSAAGPPGPPGPPGKAGPPGPAGPSGIGSSSKGGVAFSAALQDAFSKNDVIKFKDVITNLGGGYDSSTGTFTCKTAGVYYFIYSIVKTGQNLRVDLVLNDQTIVASAVAVDVLHTDTASNGVALQLKAGDRLYVRLNNSELSKKDSQNRFSIFSGYLLYEI, from the exons ATGGCCAAGCACTGGATAGCGGTTCTCCTCACACTTCTATCTCTGACCAGAGCAGGCATCTGTGAGACCCTCCCTGGCTCCTGCAGGATCGCGTGTGACCCTTCCTCAGATCGTTCTAAAGACCAGAGCAATGGCTTTGTCATCCCTCTCACCTCATCTGCAGCAGGACCTCCTGGTCCACCTGGACCTCCAGGTAAAGCAGGTCCTCCTGGCCCAGCCGGACCCTCAGGTATAGGCTCGTCGAGTAAGGGAGGTGTCGCGTTCAGCGCTGCGCTGCAGGATGCCTTCAGCAAGAATGATGTGATAAAGTTTAAAGATGTGATTACTAATCTGGGAGGAGGTTATGACTCCTCGACCGGAACGTTCACCTGTAAGACAGCGGGAGTGTACTACTTCATATATAGCATTGTGAAGACCGGCCAAAACCTACGAGTGGACTTGGTTCTTAATGACCAAACG ATTGTGGCGAGTGCGGTGGCAGTGGACGTTCTTCATACAGATACTGCAAGCAACGGTGTAGCGCTGCAGCTTAAAGCTGGAGACCGGCTGTATGTCCGGCTGAATAACAGTGAACTAAGCAAGAAGGACTCACAAAACCGCTTCAGTATCTTCTCTGGTTACCTGCTCTATGAGATCTGA